From the genome of Cytobacillus firmus, one region includes:
- the motS gene encoding flagellar motor protein MotS: MRRRRRSPKPPKGAPIWMVTFSDLVTLILVFFILLFSMSQIDLMKFQAISDSFRDKQVLDFQPSIIPAENQGEMEENTEKEGSGQFDSLDELQMEIQSFLDVNGLEEVIVANRTERGVVLVLQEQVLFESGEASLIESSYPFLDKVGTLLANMPNLVKVEGHTDDRPITTYRYPSNWELSAARASTVIRYLTEGHNLDSHRFMAIGYGETRPIVPNSGPENWEKNRRVEIIISDPKFNEENNQ; the protein is encoded by the coding sequence ATGAGGCGTAGGCGAAGATCTCCTAAGCCTCCTAAAGGTGCCCCAATCTGGATGGTGACTTTCTCAGATCTCGTTACATTAATATTGGTTTTCTTTATCCTGCTATTTTCAATGTCACAGATTGATTTAATGAAATTTCAGGCGATTTCTGACTCTTTCCGGGACAAACAGGTGCTTGATTTCCAGCCGTCCATCATTCCAGCGGAGAATCAGGGAGAAATGGAAGAAAATACGGAAAAAGAAGGCAGCGGTCAATTTGATTCGCTTGATGAGCTCCAGATGGAAATACAGTCCTTTCTGGATGTGAATGGTTTAGAAGAGGTTATAGTGGCAAACAGAACGGAGCGTGGTGTCGTTCTCGTCCTGCAGGAACAGGTTTTATTCGAATCCGGGGAGGCCAGTCTTATAGAGAGCTCCTACCCTTTCCTGGATAAAGTAGGAACCCTGTTAGCAAACATGCCCAACCTGGTGAAGGTGGAAGGACATACTGATGACCGGCCCATAACTACATATAGATATCCGTCCAATTGGGAGTTATCTGCTGCCAGGGCCAGTACAGTAATCAGATATTTAACAGAAGGGCATAACCTTGACAGCCACAGATTTATGGCTATCGGCTACGGGGAAACCCGTCCCATCGTTCCCAATTCCGGACCGGAAAATTGGGAGAAAAACAGGCGTGTTGAAATCATTATTTCTGATCCGAAATTTAATGAAGAGAACAATCAATAA
- the motP gene encoding flagellar motor protein MotP, producing MRKFDMLTPAGLLAGLAMLIFGIMWNGGAAGFLSFIDPSSILIVLGGLIAGLLVSFPLKDIRHMPTVFKQVFSSEEQSVGDLIGIFVKLSERARREGLLSLEAEVGEVEDSFIRKGIYLAVDGIEPDVITDIMNAEIMAMEERHRKGRSILERAGEYAPAWGMIGTLIGLVLMLKNLNDPSTLGPNMAIALLTTLYGSLLANLIFLPMAAKLALKTEKEVFLKEIIIEGVIGVQSGQNPKILEEKLSAFLSSEERRELERAVNAGEALNHEA from the coding sequence ATGAGAAAGTTCGATATGTTAACACCTGCTGGGTTATTGGCGGGCCTGGCTATGCTCATTTTTGGGATTATGTGGAATGGTGGAGCAGCTGGATTTTTATCATTTATTGACCCTTCATCAATCCTTATTGTTTTAGGCGGATTAATAGCCGGTTTGCTTGTTAGTTTCCCATTAAAAGATATCAGGCATATGCCCACAGTTTTTAAGCAGGTTTTTTCCAGTGAAGAACAAAGCGTTGGCGACCTGATTGGGATTTTTGTCAAACTCTCTGAGCGTGCCCGGCGTGAAGGGCTATTGTCGCTTGAGGCTGAAGTCGGGGAAGTTGAAGATTCTTTTATTCGGAAAGGCATTTATCTGGCTGTGGATGGCATAGAGCCGGATGTCATTACTGACATTATGAATGCAGAAATAATGGCGATGGAAGAGAGGCACAGAAAAGGCAGAAGTATTCTTGAAAGAGCGGGTGAGTACGCTCCTGCATGGGGGATGATAGGAACTCTGATCGGCCTGGTTCTGATGCTGAAAAATTTAAATGATCCCTCCACTCTTGGGCCAAATATGGCCATTGCCTTATTGACTACATTATATGGCTCACTTCTGGCCAATCTTATTTTTCTGCCGATGGCAGCAAAGCTGGCTTTGAAGACAGAGAAGGAAGTATTTTTAAAGGAGATCATTATTGAAGGGGTCATCGGTGTTCAATCCGGTCAAAACCCCAAAATTCTGGAGGAGAAGCTGAGCGCCTTTTTATCCTCTGAGGAACGGAGAGAGCTTGAGAGGGCAGTAAACGCGGGGGAGGCTTTGAATCATGAGGCGTAG
- a CDS encoding acetoin utilization protein AcuC: MTHDSVFVYSEDLLNYKFGKNHPFNQIRLKLTLDLLKNINAIDDCHIIPPRQASDEELHLIHDPNYVNAVKLAGRGQLPEESCENYGLGTEDTPIFSNMHEASSLLVGGTLAAVDAVMNGRAKHALHLGGGLHHGFRGKASGFCIYNDSSVAIKYMQEKYKARVLYVDTDAHHGDGVQWSFYDDPDVCTLSIHETGRYLFPGTGNINERGQGKGYGFSFNIPVDAFTEDDSWLHAYRTAFREVAEFFKPDVILTQNGADAHYLDPLTHLSSTIKIYREIPKLAHEIAHEYCGGKWIAVGGGGYDIWRVVPRAWAMIWLEMTENSNCYGNIPEEWINKWKEHAPVPLPSEWEDPADLYNPIPRKSEITEKNARTLDKVLYPIRNKSMTESK, from the coding sequence ATGACACATGATTCAGTATTTGTTTATTCGGAAGACCTGCTGAATTACAAATTCGGCAAAAATCATCCTTTTAATCAGATAAGGCTGAAGCTGACACTCGATTTGCTCAAAAATATAAATGCCATCGATGACTGTCATATTATCCCGCCGCGCCAGGCTTCGGATGAAGAGCTTCACCTGATTCATGATCCAAATTATGTGAATGCTGTCAAGCTTGCCGGCCGTGGACAGCTTCCTGAGGAATCATGTGAAAACTATGGTCTTGGAACAGAGGACACACCTATATTTTCCAATATGCACGAAGCGAGCTCTCTTTTAGTAGGAGGCACCCTGGCAGCCGTTGATGCCGTTATGAACGGACGTGCTAAGCATGCACTGCACCTTGGCGGAGGCCTTCACCACGGTTTTAGGGGAAAAGCCTCCGGATTTTGCATTTACAACGATAGCTCAGTAGCCATAAAGTACATGCAGGAAAAGTATAAAGCCCGTGTTTTGTATGTAGATACTGATGCTCATCATGGTGACGGTGTCCAATGGTCATTTTATGATGACCCGGATGTATGCACCCTATCAATTCATGAAACAGGCCGATACCTTTTTCCTGGTACCGGAAATATCAATGAACGGGGACAAGGGAAAGGATATGGTTTCTCTTTTAATATTCCCGTGGACGCTTTTACTGAAGACGACTCCTGGCTGCATGCATACCGTACAGCTTTTCGGGAGGTTGCGGAATTTTTCAAGCCTGATGTAATTTTGACGCAAAATGGGGCTGATGCACATTACCTTGACCCTCTTACCCATTTATCATCTACTATAAAAATCTATAGGGAAATTCCGAAACTGGCTCATGAAATTGCCCATGAATATTGCGGAGGGAAATGGATTGCAGTCGGCGGCGGCGGCTATGACATTTGGAGAGTTGTTCCCCGGGCATGGGCCATGATTTGGCTCGAAATGACTGAAAACTCTAATTGTTACGGCAATATCCCGGAGGAATGGATAAATAAGTGGAAAGAACACGCACCTGTGCCTCTTCCCTCTGAATGGGAAGATCCGGCTGATTTATATAACCCTATCCCCCGTAAAAGTGAAATAACTGAAAAAAATGCCCGGACATTGGACAAGGTTCTATATCCCATCCGGAACAAATCAATGACAGAGTCTAAATAA